Genomic window (Prochlorococcus marinus str. GP2):
GTGTGATACGCAATACATAAATCTGATTTTATTACAAAGGGTTCAACTATTGCATTTGTGGGACAATTTTCAATACAAATATCACATTTTCCGCAAAGTGATTGATGAGGCGTATCTGGTATTAAATCTTGTGTAAGGATCATAAAACCTAACGTAAACCAGGAACCATTTTTTTGGTTTATTAAATTACTGTTTTTACCTATCCATCCAAGACCAGACTCTTCAGCCCAAGCTTTTTCAAGAAGCGGGGAGGTATCAACACATATTTTCCATTTACAAGTTGGAATTTCAAGGTTAATCCATTTACCAATATTCTTTAATTTTTTGTAAATCACTTTATGGTAATCTTCTCCTTGACTAAATTTCCCTACCTTGAAGAGGTTATTTTGTTTTTGTGAATTAATGTAAGTAAACCCAACGCATAAAACACTTTTTGCATTTTCGAGAAGTGTACTTATGTTCTTTCTTCTTTCTGCTTCCATCCATTTCATTTCAGAATGGTGGTTGTTTGATAACCACCTCTCTAATGCATCAGTTCTTAATTTTATCCTTGAGCTGCCTGGAATTGAAGCAATTCCAGATAATGTAAAACCTTCAGCAATTGCCCTTTCTTTTAATTTTTTACTTATTTCTTTTTTCCTTTGAATGGTGTTTATCATTTCTCTATTATGTAACGCTTTGCTTATAAAAAGTTCTTTTTGAAAAGTAAACTAATAAATAATTTAAATTTATTAAAAAAAAAAGTATCCTAAATAATTAAAAACAGTTAAATTATTAGTAAAGTTAAATAAAGTTAGAAACGTAATTTTGGTTGAATCTAATCAAAATCAAGAGACGAACCTAGGATCTAGGCTCCAACAGGATCTAAAAAACGATCTCATTGCCGGCTTGTTGGTTGTAATACCTTTAGCAACAACTATCTGGCTGTCATCATTAGTTAGTAAATTTGTTTTAACGCTTGTTACCTCTGTTCCTAAGCAATTAAATCCTTTTATTACTTTAAATCCTTTATTACAAGATTTAATTAATCTTACTTTGGGATTAACTGTTCCCTTACTAGCTATTTTGCTTATAGGCTTGATGGCAAGAAATTTCGTAGGAAGATGGTTATTAGAATTTGGAGAAGGTACTTTATCAAAAATTCCTGTTGCAGGAGCAGTTTATAAAACCCTTAAACAACTGCTTGAAACTTTCTTAAGTAATAAATCTAATCGATTTAGAAGAGTTGTTTTGGTTGAATATCCACGAGAGGGACTATATAGTGTAGGTTTTGTGACTGGCGATGTTGGTCCCTCTCTTCAGCCAGAATTGAACGAAAAATTGCTCAGTGTCTTTATACCTACAGCACCAAACCCAACTACTGGGTGGTACACTTTGGTTCCTGAAACCTCTGTTAAGGATTTGGATATTTCTGTTGAAGATGCTTTTAGAACGATAATTTCTGCTGGGATAGTCAATCCAGATGAAAAAAATAATACATCAAATCCAACATTTTCAAAATTATTTTCTCAATTGCGTGCTTCCACTAATACTTCTTCTTAATTGATGCATAACAATAAATCCTTATCTAGAGAATTATCTTTAATTTCTCTAGGTCTCATAAAAGATAAAGGTGATTTTAAATTAAATAAATTTCAAATAGAAGAAATTTTTGAATCTTCTTTGGATGCCCTCATAGACCATTGCAGAGATGAATTAGATAATTGCGAGTCAGAATTAGAATATGCATCACAAAAGATATTAGACAGTGAATTGCATGAAGGGGTAAATCCTTCTTTTTCAAATGTTAGAGAAGACTTAAAAAAATCCCTCACAAAAATTGAAGCTGTAATGAATACAATCTCAGCATCTTTAGAATTTCCAAAATTAATAATTTCTAGTGGTCAAACTGATATAAGAGAGGACATAAATGAGAGGATAAGATTTATTATTAATAATTTAAAAGTTATTGATTCTGAGATTGATCAATCAATGGAAGGCTGGAGATTAAAAAGATTACCAAGAATTGATCGGGATATTTTACGATTAGCCTATGTGGATATTAATTTTTTAAATACACCAATTGCTGTTGCTTGTGATGAGGCAGTAAATTTAGCTAA
Coding sequences:
- the queG gene encoding tRNA epoxyqueuosine(34) reductase QueG, whose translation is MINTIQRKKEISKKLKERAIAEGFTLSGIASIPGSSRIKLRTDALERWLSNNHHSEMKWMEAERRKNISTLLENAKSVLCVGFTYINSQKQNNLFKVGKFSQGEDYHKVIYKKLKNIGKWINLEIPTCKWKICVDTSPLLEKAWAEESGLGWIGKNSNLINQKNGSWFTLGFMILTQDLIPDTPHQSLCGKCDICIENCPTNAIVEPFVIKSDLCIAYHTIENRKKTIPKKIEENLNGWVAGCDICQDVCPWNKSVPYNNTIETTPKKWIKNLNIDSLNWDDETWKKHLHGTTLKRIKPWMWKRNIKANLKNEKIK
- a CDS encoding DUF502 domain-containing protein → MVESNQNQETNLGSRLQQDLKNDLIAGLLVVIPLATTIWLSSLVSKFVLTLVTSVPKQLNPFITLNPLLQDLINLTLGLTVPLLAILLIGLMARNFVGRWLLEFGEGTLSKIPVAGAVYKTLKQLLETFLSNKSNRFRRVVLVEYPREGLYSVGFVTGDVGPSLQPELNEKLLSVFIPTAPNPTTGWYTLVPETSVKDLDISVEDAFRTIISAGIVNPDEKNNTSNPTFSKLFSQLRASTNTSS
- the nusB gene encoding transcription antitermination factor NusB, which gives rise to MHNNKSLSRELSLISLGLIKDKGDFKLNKFQIEEIFESSLDALIDHCRDELDNCESELEYASQKILDSELHEGVNPSFSNVREDLKKSLTKIEAVMNTISASLEFPKLIISSGQTDIREDINERIRFIINNLKVIDSEIDQSMEGWRLKRLPRIDRDILRLAYVDINFLNTPIAVACDEAVNLANKYSDMQGRKFINGVLRRLQTVKLK